The Listeria welshimeri serovar 6b str. SLCC5334 genome has a window encoding:
- the moaD gene encoding molybdopterin converting factor subunit 1, translating into MLTTVKFFAFLAEKTHKTEVKLNLQQCQTVGEVREVISSEFPEIAVDLATCMLAVNMEFQQDQDMLPKEITEIAVIPPVSGG; encoded by the coding sequence ATGCTAACAACAGTTAAATTTTTTGCTTTTTTGGCCGAGAAGACACATAAAACAGAAGTGAAATTGAATTTGCAACAATGTCAAACAGTTGGTGAGGTTAGGGAAGTCATTAGTAGTGAATTTCCTGAAATAGCTGTGGATCTGGCGACATGTATGCTAGCTGTCAACATGGAATTTCAACAAGATCAGGATATGTTGCCAAAAGAAATAACAGAAATTGCTGTTATTCCGCCAGTTAGCGGTGGATAA
- the moaA gene encoding GTP 3',8-cyclase MoaA: MQLLKDKFGRVHDYIRISVTDRCNLRCVYCMPEEGLTFLPHEKVLSKDEIVSFMELMVQFGIKKVRITGGEPLLRTDIVEIVRGLGAIPEIEDISITTNAMYLAKKAEALKEAGLTRVNISLDSLHADRFQAITRGGRLQKVLDGIQKAEEVGLFPIKLNVVLIKGQNDDEITDFLKFTKDKDINIRFIEYMPIGHAGTSWKEKYLPLDTIFEACDAIGFEYEAVDSIRGNGPSENFRIKGAKGTFGVIHPVSSHFCDSCNRLRLTADGYIKACLYWDEEMNIRPFIHEPVKLMQLVQKAIDNKPENHEMALKLQDEVQSNKPTWRRMSQIGG; this comes from the coding sequence ATGCAATTATTAAAGGATAAATTTGGGCGGGTACACGATTATATACGCATTTCAGTAACGGATCGCTGTAATTTAAGGTGTGTGTATTGTATGCCCGAAGAAGGCCTGACATTTTTGCCCCATGAGAAAGTACTATCCAAAGATGAAATTGTCAGTTTTATGGAGCTAATGGTACAATTTGGCATTAAAAAAGTACGTATTACTGGTGGAGAACCGCTACTTAGAACCGATATTGTAGAAATTGTTCGTGGGCTTGGAGCAATTCCTGAAATAGAAGATATTTCCATTACAACGAATGCGATGTATTTGGCAAAAAAAGCAGAAGCACTTAAAGAAGCTGGACTTACACGCGTAAATATTAGTTTGGATTCATTACATGCAGATCGTTTTCAAGCAATTACACGCGGCGGAAGATTGCAAAAAGTACTTGATGGTATTCAAAAAGCAGAAGAGGTTGGGCTGTTCCCAATTAAACTCAATGTTGTTTTAATCAAAGGGCAAAACGATGACGAAATAACTGATTTTCTCAAGTTTACTAAAGATAAAGATATTAATATTCGCTTTATTGAATATATGCCAATTGGTCACGCAGGTACGAGCTGGAAAGAAAAATATTTGCCGCTAGATACAATTTTTGAAGCGTGTGATGCGATTGGTTTTGAATATGAAGCAGTTGATTCTATTCGTGGAAATGGTCCTTCTGAAAATTTCCGAATTAAAGGAGCGAAAGGGACTTTTGGTGTGATTCATCCAGTTAGCTCCCATTTTTGTGACAGCTGTAATCGACTCCGACTCACAGCAGATGGGTATATCAAAGCATGTCTATATTGGGATGAGGAAATGAACATTCGCCCATTTATACATGAGCCTGTGAAACTCATGCAACTCGTGCAAAAAGCAATTGATAATAAACCAGAAAATCATGAAATGGCACTCAAATTACAAGATGAGGTTCAATCTAATAAGCCAACTTGGCGACGTATGAGTCAAATTGGTGGATAA
- a CDS encoding molybdate ABC transporter permease subunit, whose product MFTSVWHTLLVATISTFLAFITMLPLSYYFSGRKSRVQLLVEVLILLPLVLPPTVVGLVLLNVLGRNDFIGGKLWEAFHFSFIFSLIGAIVATTIIILPIMYQGLKSAFLSIDHELVWAAETLSANKKQIFAKVILPNCWQPILAGVLLSFCRAMGEFGASLMVAGYIEGKTDTIASSIYFMVQQGDMQTAIYLGLINVIIGVFALLVIHVLTVRQSNLTRGM is encoded by the coding sequence ATGTTTACATCTGTATGGCATACATTACTTGTTGCCACTATTTCTACATTTCTAGCTTTTATAACTATGCTTCCATTAAGTTATTATTTTTCTGGTCGCAAATCGCGTGTGCAATTATTAGTAGAAGTTTTAATTTTACTTCCACTAGTTCTACCGCCAACTGTGGTGGGTTTAGTATTACTAAATGTCCTCGGACGCAATGATTTTATTGGTGGCAAGCTTTGGGAGGCTTTTCATTTTAGTTTTATTTTTTCCCTTATTGGAGCTATTGTTGCAACAACGATTATTATTTTACCAATTATGTATCAAGGGCTGAAATCAGCATTTTTATCCATTGATCACGAACTTGTATGGGCAGCTGAAACACTCTCAGCCAATAAAAAACAAATTTTCGCTAAAGTTATTTTACCCAATTGTTGGCAACCCATTTTAGCTGGCGTATTGCTTAGTTTTTGCCGCGCGATGGGCGAATTTGGAGCAAGCTTGATGGTGGCTGGTTATATTGAAGGAAAAACCGATACGATTGCTTCAAGTATTTACTTTATGGTTCAACAAGGCGATATGCAAACAGCAATTTATCTTGGGCTAATTAATGTCATTATTGGCGTTTTTGCACTACTTGTCATCCATGTGTTAACCGTTAGACAAAGCAATTTAACGAGGGGGATGTAA
- the def gene encoding peptide deformylase, with translation MLTMDDIVREGHPALREVASEVTFPLSDEEKKLGHDMLEFLINSQDEELAEKYGLRGGVGIAAPQLAVTKRILAIHVHDEKDRLYSYVLYNPKIRSHSVQQACLSGGEGCLSVDREVPGYVVRSERVTIDAFDENGIPLKLRFKDYPAIVVQHEIDHLNGIMFYDHINKENPSYLPPDVDVFG, from the coding sequence ATGCTTACAATGGACGATATTGTACGAGAAGGTCATCCCGCACTTCGCGAAGTTGCGTCAGAAGTGACTTTCCCGCTTTCAGATGAAGAAAAAAAATTAGGGCACGACATGCTCGAGTTTCTAATTAATAGTCAAGATGAAGAGTTAGCGGAAAAATATGGTTTGCGTGGTGGTGTTGGAATTGCTGCTCCACAACTCGCTGTAACAAAACGTATCTTAGCTATTCATGTACACGATGAAAAAGATCGTCTTTATAGTTATGTGCTTTATAATCCAAAAATCCGTAGTCATTCTGTTCAGCAAGCTTGTCTTTCTGGTGGTGAGGGTTGTCTTTCTGTCGACCGAGAAGTTCCAGGATATGTTGTGCGTAGCGAACGTGTAACAATTGATGCTTTTGATGAAAACGGAATACCGCTTAAATTGCGTTTTAAAGATTATCCAGCAATTGTTGTTCAACACGAAATTGATCATTTGAACGGTATTATGTTTTATGATCACATTAATAAAGAAAATCCATCCTACTTACCACCTGATGTAGATGTATTTGGCTAA
- the modA gene encoding molybdate ABC transporter substrate-binding protein, protein MKKVVLILSCGLLLILAACSDTPGETKKTTIHISAAASLKDTMDDIKPLFEKAHPTIKLSFDFGGSGQIRERVESGAPIDGILLASKKDADTLSKQKLAKDTKEFAGNELVLIEPKDTTQIKGASLEQLLDNADKIAIGDPESVPAGAYAKQTLENLNLYNTEKAKLVLATDVRQVLSYVEAGNADAGFVYQTDAELSKKVQVKEKIDENLHEPIAYYSAQVMGSNKNEATKTFLDYMNKSEAQKTLEKYGFKATK, encoded by the coding sequence ATGAAAAAAGTAGTTTTAATTTTAAGTTGTGGATTATTACTAATTTTGGCTGCATGCAGTGATACGCCCGGTGAAACTAAAAAAACTACCATACATATTTCAGCGGCAGCAAGTTTAAAAGATACGATGGATGACATAAAACCTCTTTTTGAAAAAGCACATCCTACCATTAAATTATCTTTTGACTTTGGTGGCTCTGGACAAATTCGCGAACGAGTGGAAAGCGGAGCACCAATCGATGGTATCCTTTTAGCAAGTAAAAAAGATGCAGATACATTAAGTAAACAAAAATTAGCAAAAGACACAAAAGAATTTGCGGGAAATGAATTAGTTCTAATTGAACCAAAAGATACAACTCAAATAAAAGGAGCAAGCTTGGAGCAATTACTAGATAACGCGGATAAAATTGCCATTGGTGACCCTGAATCTGTTCCCGCTGGTGCTTATGCCAAGCAAACACTAGAAAATTTAAATCTTTATAATACCGAAAAAGCAAAACTTGTTCTTGCAACGGATGTTCGTCAAGTTTTATCATATGTAGAAGCCGGTAATGCCGATGCAGGTTTTGTTTATCAAACAGATGCGGAGTTAAGCAAAAAAGTACAAGTGAAAGAGAAGATTGATGAGAATCTTCATGAACCAATCGCCTATTATAGTGCACAAGTAATGGGTTCCAATAAAAATGAAGCTACCAAAACATTCCTTGATTATATGAATAAATCAGAAGCACAAAAAACTCTCGAAAAATACGGATTTAAAGCAACAAAGTAG
- the mobB gene encoding molybdopterin-guanine dinucleotide biosynthesis protein B, which produces MATILQVIGFKNSGKTTLINALIKASHKENYTVSAIKHDAHDFSVDHVGTDSYSFQESGADAVVIANSRQYAVMEQTGIDLKEAIQKLPESDIILIEGYKEGPFPKIILIREKAEIELLKNSKAVHKIATYNPALKEEAIFIGDEQTLITFAETLIKEFLQ; this is translated from the coding sequence ATGGCTACTATCCTCCAAGTAATCGGTTTTAAAAACAGTGGTAAAACAACTTTAATAAATGCACTTATTAAAGCTAGTCATAAAGAAAACTATACGGTTTCTGCCATCAAACATGATGCGCATGATTTTTCTGTGGATCATGTGGGAACGGATTCATATTCTTTTCAAGAAAGCGGTGCAGACGCTGTTGTTATAGCAAATTCTAGGCAATATGCTGTGATGGAACAAACTGGTATCGATTTAAAAGAAGCTATCCAAAAACTACCAGAATCAGATATTATTCTCATAGAAGGATACAAAGAAGGTCCTTTTCCAAAAATTATTTTAATTCGTGAAAAAGCCGAAATCGAACTTTTAAAAAACAGTAAAGCTGTTCATAAAATCGCGACATATAATCCCGCGCTAAAAGAAGAAGCGATTTTTATTGGAGATGAGCAAACTTTAATTACATTTGCGGAAACGTTAATCAAGGAGTTTTTACAATGA
- a CDS encoding ThiF family adenylyltransferase yields MERYDRQMRGANIGKKGQETLLSKTILIVGVGAIGSYAAEICARMGFGELILIDRDYVELSNLQRQSLFTEKDALEKQAKAYAAQKALRLINSNIKIDYLVDDANMISLTPFAQKVDYILDCTDNFMTRNFLNQFCLINQIPWIFTSCAGNYANLMPIVPPDSACLHCLLGDIPQTNTASCDIIGVDGALIPIVAGMQVSLLTQMIINPDFKANTYYQLDNWQFTFQSIEVPKRPDCPGCTSEKSLSEVPFSEQTVALCGRDTVQFRLPNKSNYREIKQLLAEQKITYKENPALLSFKYKKFQFVIFKNGRVLLHGTENLAEAKKTYQLFFN; encoded by the coding sequence TTGGAACGCTACGATAGACAAATGCGAGGCGCGAATATTGGTAAAAAAGGGCAAGAAACATTGCTTTCAAAAACCATTTTGATTGTGGGTGTTGGTGCAATTGGTTCTTATGCAGCAGAAATTTGCGCACGAATGGGCTTTGGAGAATTGATTCTCATTGATCGTGATTATGTGGAGCTAAGTAATTTACAACGACAATCGCTTTTCACAGAAAAAGATGCCTTAGAGAAACAGGCAAAAGCCTACGCAGCACAGAAAGCTTTGCGCCTGATTAATAGCAACATCAAAATAGATTATTTGGTCGATGATGCTAATATGATTAGCCTAACCCCTTTTGCACAAAAAGTGGATTATATACTGGACTGTACAGATAATTTTATGACGCGTAATTTTTTGAATCAATTTTGTTTAATCAATCAGATTCCTTGGATTTTCACTTCTTGCGCAGGCAATTATGCTAACCTTATGCCAATCGTCCCTCCGGATTCTGCTTGTTTGCATTGTTTACTTGGGGATATCCCACAAACAAATACTGCTAGCTGCGATATTATAGGTGTAGACGGCGCGTTAATTCCGATAGTAGCTGGGATGCAAGTTTCCTTACTTACGCAAATGATTATAAATCCTGATTTCAAAGCAAATACATACTATCAACTAGATAATTGGCAGTTTACTTTTCAGTCGATTGAAGTCCCAAAACGTCCCGATTGTCCTGGTTGCACATCCGAAAAAAGCCTTTCGGAAGTTCCTTTCTCCGAGCAAACGGTAGCTCTTTGCGGACGGGATACAGTACAATTTCGCTTGCCAAATAAAAGCAACTACCGCGAAATCAAACAACTGCTAGCAGAACAAAAAATTACTTATAAAGAAAATCCGGCTTTACTTAGTTTCAAATACAAAAAGTTCCAATTTGTTATCTTTAAAAATGGTCGTGTTTTACTTCACGGAACAGAAAATTTAGCGGAAGCGAAAAAAACGTATCAACTATTTTTCAATTAA
- a CDS encoding molybdopterin molybdotransferase MoeA produces MIEKRNTISVEQAREVLCNQITHLPVERKIVTEALNQVLQEPVFAPFPAPYFRRSGYDGFAITEADDGNYPIRLHVVAEVPCGKTYDKPLNPGETVRIMTGAKVPDNAAKIIMLEQSRNADKENEIILINTQKSSNITEIGAEFAKGDLLLDRGHILNAGSISLLSSFGIHEVQVIKKPKVAILSTGSELISAGNPLPDGKIYNSNQPLLENLLKVHHAEICVAEQLPDNYEDTKKRLLELTEIADLIITTGGVSVGDYDFMADIAKQEAELLFNKIQMRPGSPTTGMWLNQTLIIALSGNPGACFTGFYLLVEPVLATLMGKDTTATTKVRAKMASDYTKNNGYDRFLRGTYRLSDEGEYLVDLVGSDMSSALGNLHLTTCLFKIPRGQVGKFKGEEVEAWLLSSK; encoded by the coding sequence TTGATTGAAAAACGAAATACCATAAGTGTGGAGCAAGCCAGAGAAGTATTATGTAACCAAATAACGCATCTTCCAGTAGAAAGAAAAATCGTAACAGAAGCATTAAATCAAGTTTTACAAGAGCCTGTTTTTGCCCCATTTCCTGCTCCTTATTTTAGACGTTCTGGTTATGATGGGTTTGCAATTACAGAAGCAGATGACGGGAATTATCCAATTAGACTACATGTTGTTGCAGAAGTTCCTTGTGGAAAAACATATGATAAACCATTAAATCCAGGAGAAACGGTCCGAATAATGACTGGGGCAAAAGTGCCTGATAACGCAGCAAAAATTATTATGCTTGAACAATCAAGAAATGCTGATAAAGAAAACGAAATTATTCTTATTAATACACAAAAGTCTAGTAACATTACAGAAATTGGTGCAGAGTTTGCGAAAGGCGATTTGCTGCTAGATCGTGGCCATATTTTGAATGCTGGATCAATAAGTTTATTGTCCTCATTTGGAATTCATGAAGTGCAAGTAATAAAAAAACCTAAAGTTGCAATTTTATCTACAGGTAGTGAACTCATTTCTGCTGGAAATCCGCTTCCTGATGGCAAAATTTACAATAGTAATCAGCCGCTTCTTGAGAACTTATTAAAAGTACATCATGCAGAAATTTGTGTCGCCGAACAATTACCTGACAACTATGAAGATACAAAAAAACGCTTGCTGGAACTGACAGAAATAGCTGATTTAATTATTACAACTGGCGGTGTTTCTGTAGGGGATTATGACTTTATGGCCGATATCGCGAAACAAGAAGCGGAATTACTTTTTAATAAAATTCAAATGCGACCAGGCAGTCCGACAACTGGAATGTGGTTGAATCAGACGCTTATTATTGCTCTTTCTGGAAATCCAGGGGCTTGCTTTACAGGTTTTTACTTGTTAGTAGAGCCTGTATTAGCAACTTTAATGGGAAAAGATACAACGGCGACTACCAAAGTGCGTGCTAAGATGGCGAGTGACTATACGAAAAATAATGGTTATGATCGTTTTTTACGCGGGACGTATCGTTTATCAGACGAAGGGGAATATTTGGTTGATTTGGTAGGTAGCGACATGTCTAGTGCACTCGGAAACCTTCATCTTACTACCTGTTTATTTAAAATCCCACGAGGGCAAGTTGGAAAATTCAAAGGAGAAGAGGTCGAAGCATGGCTACTATCCTCCAAGTAA
- a CDS encoding molybdenum cofactor guanylyltransferase → MKKENNNVGIVLAGGRSNRFGEPKAFFQDEATGKTWVELTVSKLMPFCELVFVSANHENYQKLVAIFRHQSNVQVIPDQIEFSDFGPLGGIYAVMIHAKAYQKANFLILPVDMPFLTAKEIERLEAHPNHFAKTAQASHYLVSNVPFSPEILYNLLQNEQHKVRALLEKLQTKPLVFKNELAFRNINRQNELF, encoded by the coding sequence TTGAAAAAAGAAAACAATAATGTTGGTATTGTATTAGCTGGCGGGCGTTCTAATCGGTTTGGAGAACCAAAAGCATTTTTCCAGGATGAGGCAACTGGGAAAACTTGGGTAGAGCTTACTGTAAGTAAATTAATGCCATTCTGTGAATTGGTATTTGTTTCCGCAAATCATGAAAATTATCAAAAATTAGTTGCTATTTTTCGACATCAGTCAAATGTTCAGGTCATTCCCGATCAAATAGAATTCAGTGATTTTGGCCCGCTTGGTGGAATTTATGCGGTGATGATTCATGCAAAGGCATATCAAAAAGCGAACTTCCTCATTCTTCCTGTCGATATGCCGTTTTTAACTGCGAAAGAAATCGAACGACTGGAGGCTCATCCTAATCACTTTGCTAAAACGGCACAAGCAAGTCACTATTTAGTCTCAAATGTTCCCTTCTCTCCGGAAATTCTATATAACTTATTACAAAACGAACAGCACAAAGTTCGTGCATTACTCGAAAAACTGCAAACAAAACCGTTAGTATTTAAAAATGAATTAGCATTTAGAAATATCAATCGCCAAAATGAACTTTTTTAA
- a CDS encoding molybdenum cofactor biosynthesis protein MoaE, whose translation MKYVALQHEKIEIGSLSEKLINKNHGGVNLFIGTIREWTGEIQTEEIRYTSYEKMALKELNKLATEVEEKWGADVVIVHRLGVLQITDIAVFIGVSTPHRAACYEGSRYIIERLKERVPIWKEEKDVDKTRWGGINANNS comes from the coding sequence ATGAAATATGTAGCATTGCAACATGAAAAAATAGAAATCGGCTCACTTTCTGAAAAACTAATCAATAAAAATCATGGTGGGGTGAACCTGTTTATTGGAACGATTCGAGAATGGACTGGCGAAATTCAAACAGAAGAAATTCGTTACACTTCCTACGAAAAAATGGCGCTCAAAGAACTAAACAAGTTGGCTACAGAAGTTGAAGAGAAGTGGGGAGCAGATGTTGTTATCGTTCACCGGCTGGGAGTTTTGCAAATAACAGATATCGCTGTATTTATTGGGGTATCAACTCCACACCGTGCAGCTTGCTATGAAGGTTCCAGATATATTATTGAACGTTTAAAAGAACGTGTGCCTATATGGAAAGAAGAAAAAGATGTAGATAAGACAAGGTGGGGTGGCATAAATGCTAACAACAGTTAA
- a CDS encoding ATP-binding cassette domain-containing protein, translating to MLRLQFHKKLPFHDLNIDYTFEKPVTAMMGASGSGKSTLFQCVSGLKSIDGGIIEFDGTPWDDSTISLHLPVTERKVGYLFQNLALFPNMNVYENIAFGLKVKKKKKKEQAEIQQQVRKMSDYLQISHLLYSSVQKLSGGEKQRVAMARAMITEPNLLLLDEPFNGLDEETRLICMKLVGQMAKDFHIPVIFVTHYASEAEMMTEEILVMRDGRLEKRKQ from the coding sequence ATGTTACGATTACAATTTCATAAAAAACTTCCTTTTCATGATTTAAATATTGATTATACTTTTGAAAAACCAGTTACTGCTATGATGGGCGCAAGTGGTTCAGGAAAATCAACGCTATTTCAATGTGTCAGTGGCTTAAAAAGCATTGACGGTGGAATTATTGAATTTGACGGAACTCCGTGGGATGATTCCACTATTTCGTTACATCTTCCAGTCACAGAGCGCAAAGTGGGTTATTTATTTCAAAACCTTGCTTTATTTCCAAATATGAACGTTTACGAAAATATTGCTTTTGGTTTAAAAGTGAAAAAAAAGAAGAAAAAAGAACAAGCTGAAATTCAACAACAAGTAAGAAAAATGAGTGATTATCTGCAAATTTCTCACTTGCTTTACTCTTCTGTTCAAAAACTCTCTGGTGGTGAGAAACAACGCGTTGCAATGGCTAGAGCGATGATTACCGAGCCGAATTTACTTTTACTAGATGAACCTTTTAATGGACTCGATGAAGAAACCCGTTTAATTTGTATGAAATTAGTTGGTCAAATGGCTAAAGATTTTCATATTCCGGTTATTTTTGTGACACACTATGCCTCTGAAGCAGAAATGATGACGGAAGAAATTTTAGTAATGAGAGATGGTCGACTTGAAAAAAGAAAACAATAA
- a CDS encoding molybdenum cofactor biosynthesis protein B — translation MEQKAFIKVTCSILTISDTRNLTTDTSGRLIQSQLELAGHQVISRVIVPDDAALIKQKMNDLATNGSFCLITNGGTGIARRDITYEALFATIQQEIPGFGEIFRMLSYEEVGSRAMVSRAFAGFSENGLLIFALPGSSNACKLAMEKLIIPELPHLIAERQK, via the coding sequence ATGGAACAAAAGGCTTTTATTAAGGTCACATGTAGCATTTTAACGATTAGCGATACACGAAATTTAACAACAGATACTAGTGGCAGATTGATTCAATCACAGTTAGAATTGGCAGGGCATCAAGTGATTTCAAGGGTTATCGTTCCTGATGATGCTGCCCTCATTAAACAAAAAATGAACGACTTAGCAACTAATGGTTCCTTTTGTTTAATTACTAATGGTGGTACAGGGATTGCTAGGCGCGATATTACGTATGAAGCGCTATTTGCAACTATTCAGCAAGAAATCCCGGGTTTTGGCGAAATTTTTCGGATGCTAAGTTATGAAGAAGTTGGCAGCCGAGCAATGGTATCTCGTGCGTTCGCAGGTTTTTCAGAAAATGGATTACTGATTTTTGCATTACCGGGTTCAAGTAATGCTTGCAAACTCGCTATGGAAAAATTGATTATACCTGAATTACCACATTTAATAGCAGAACGACAAAAATAA
- the moaC gene encoding cyclic pyranopterin monophosphate synthase MoaC, with translation MEKDDLTHFNDEKRAKMVDVTSKSETKRRAIARATIHMNEETLARIHAGKIAKGDVLAVAQVAGIMAAKKTSELIPMCHPIMTTKADISFEDDGNTALTITSEVVTVGKTGVEMEALTAVTIAALTIYDMCKAMDKGMRIEKTYLVEKTGGKSGTFKAEA, from the coding sequence ATGGAAAAAGATGATTTAACCCACTTTAACGATGAAAAACGTGCGAAAATGGTGGATGTAACGAGTAAATCAGAAACGAAACGACGCGCAATCGCTAGAGCTACTATACATATGAATGAAGAAACATTAGCGCGTATCCATGCTGGTAAAATTGCTAAAGGAGATGTTCTAGCTGTTGCACAAGTAGCTGGTATCATGGCGGCAAAAAAAACAAGCGAGCTGATTCCAATGTGTCACCCGATTATGACAACAAAAGCAGATATTTCTTTTGAAGATGATGGAAATACGGCGCTAACTATTACTTCAGAAGTTGTGACTGTAGGGAAAACGGGTGTAGAAATGGAAGCACTCACTGCAGTCACCATTGCTGCATTAACTATTTACGATATGTGTAAAGCCATGGATAAAGGTATGCGCATTGAAAAAACCTATTTAGTTGAAAAAACAGGTGGGAAAAGTGGTACATTTAAAGCAGAAGCGTAA